From a single Leptolyngbya sp. CCY15150 genomic region:
- a CDS encoding PAS domain-containing protein has protein sequence MSISYQIEAVYQRALHLREQAISTPVDPSLLDLALKDLYFVLEELQAVDAELHEQNQMLYNTRTQVEVERQRYRTLFELAPDGYLVTDKTGKISHANRAAAELFALPEAGLVGKPLMVLIEQGNWSTFQRWLAQPDPSTPWEVTLKSRRQEPVTVAIATNFLKDSPHGSTTILWSLRDISQRRSLEQQIQTAQTNFEHLIAARTAELLKTNAQLRQELSDCRQGKIQ, from the coding sequence ATGAGTATCTCTTATCAAATCGAAGCAGTTTACCAACGTGCTCTCCACCTACGCGAACAGGCCATCAGCACCCCCGTCGATCCATCCCTGCTAGATCTGGCCCTCAAAGACCTCTACTTCGTACTCGAAGAGCTCCAAGCGGTGGATGCAGAGCTGCACGAGCAAAACCAGATGCTCTACAATACCCGGACTCAGGTTGAGGTTGAACGCCAGCGCTACCGCACCCTGTTTGAGCTGGCCCCCGACGGCTATCTAGTCACCGATAAAACGGGCAAAATTTCCCATGCCAACCGGGCGGCAGCGGAGCTGTTTGCCTTGCCTGAGGCTGGGCTAGTGGGCAAACCCCTCATGGTGCTGATCGAGCAGGGCAACTGGTCAACGTTTCAGCGGTGGCTGGCCCAGCCCGACCCTAGTACACCCTGGGAGGTCACGCTCAAGTCGCGGCGGCAGGAGCCAGTTACGGTGGCGATCGCCACCAACTTTCTCAAAGACAGCCCTCACGGGAGTACCACTATTCTTTGGTCACTGCGAGACATATCTCAGCGGCGCTCTCTGGAGCAGCAAATCCAGACGGCTCAGACCAATTTCGAACATCTCATCGCCGCCCGCACCGCTGAGCTCTTAAAAACCAATGCCCAGCTCCGCCAAGAGCTTAGTGACTGCCGCCAAGGTAAAATCCAATAA